The Corynebacterium suranareeae genome window below encodes:
- a CDS encoding FadR/GntR family transcriptional regulator, translating into MPPTTESAMNNPLGSAPTPAKPLLDSVLDELGQDIVSGKVAVGETFKLMDIGERFGISRTVAREAMRALEQLGLVASSRRIGITVLPPEEWAVFDKSIIRWRLNDEGQREGQLRSLTELRIAIEPIAARSVALHASTAELEKIRALATEMRELGESGQGASQRFLEADITFHELILRYCHNEMFAALIPSISAVLTGRTEHGLQPDRPAREALDNHDKLADALLSRDADAAETASRNILNEVRSALGSLN; encoded by the coding sequence ATGCCCCCAACAACCGAAAGCGCTATGAACAATCCTCTAGGTTCTGCCCCCACCCCAGCCAAGCCACTCCTCGACAGTGTTTTAGATGAACTCGGTCAAGATATCGTCAGTGGCAAGGTTGCTGTTGGCGAAACGTTCAAACTGATGGATATCGGTGAACGTTTTGGAATTTCCCGCACCGTGGCCCGTGAAGCCATGCGAGCCCTAGAACAACTTGGTCTTGTCGCATCATCGCGTCGCATCGGTATTACTGTGTTGCCACCTGAAGAATGGGCTGTGTTTGATAAGTCTATTATCCGCTGGCGTTTAAATGATGAAGGCCAGCGCGAAGGCCAATTGCGCTCACTAACTGAGCTGCGTATCGCCATTGAGCCGATTGCTGCACGCAGTGTCGCTCTTCATGCATCAACTGCCGAGCTGGAAAAGATTCGTGCACTTGCTACAGAGATGCGTGAATTGGGCGAATCAGGCCAGGGTGCATCCCAACGCTTCTTGGAAGCAGACATCACTTTCCATGAGCTGATCCTGCGTTATTGCCACAATGAGATGTTCGCTGCATTGATTCCGTCGATAAGCGCTGTTCTTACCGGCCGCACCGAGCACGGCCTGCAGCCTGACCGCCCGGCGCGGGAGGCGCTAGACAACCACGATAAGCTTGCCGACGCTCTCCTCAGCCGTGACGCCGACGCCGCAGAAACTGCGTCCCGCAATATCCTCAACGAGGTGCGCAGCGCGCTTGGATCGCTGAACTAA
- a CDS encoding metal-dependent transcriptional regulator, with protein sequence MQWGVSNVVEDYLTALFRAEEWDEEPTTGKLAEVIGVTASTVSATLKKLSLEGFVNYRPYGDIELTPSGREIAVNVIRRRRIIETYLSEKLGLGAHELHGEADLLEHAVSPRVLEKMFQAVGFPTIDPHGDPIPDESGEMSANEGLMLLDLEKGTSATVTRVKDGNPSVVRYLTGVGISVGATITIVEVIGDIATLRLQIEDAIQDIPLAVANAVRVSH encoded by the coding sequence ATGCAGTGGGGTGTTTCAAATGTTGTGGAGGACTATCTCACGGCACTGTTCCGTGCGGAGGAGTGGGATGAGGAACCCACAACAGGAAAACTCGCTGAAGTAATTGGAGTTACTGCTTCGACAGTGTCGGCGACGCTTAAGAAGCTCAGCCTTGAAGGGTTCGTTAATTACCGTCCCTACGGTGATATTGAATTAACGCCATCGGGCCGGGAAATTGCAGTAAATGTCATTAGACGGCGTCGAATTATTGAAACGTATCTTTCAGAAAAACTAGGCCTTGGCGCTCATGAATTACACGGCGAGGCCGACTTGCTGGAGCATGCGGTTTCTCCCCGAGTACTGGAGAAAATGTTCCAAGCTGTAGGTTTTCCCACGATTGATCCCCACGGCGATCCAATCCCGGATGAATCTGGAGAGATGAGCGCTAATGAGGGGCTTATGCTGTTGGATTTAGAAAAGGGTACTTCTGCGACCGTCACGCGGGTAAAGGACGGAAATCCGTCGGTTGTTCGGTATCTCACCGGCGTCGGCATTTCCGTTGGCGCGACAATTACGATTGTGGAAGTAATAGGCGATATCGCTACCCTGCGTTTGCAGATTGAAGACGCCATCCAAGACATCCCACTAGCAGTTGCAAACGCAGTGCGCGTATCACATTAG
- the nrdI gene encoding class Ib ribonucleoside-diphosphate reductase assembly flavoprotein NrdI: protein MLIVYFSSATDNTHRFVQKLDFPNVRIPLTRGEEPLKVNEPYVLITPTYGGGVSMTGENSRPVPPQVIRFLNDEHNRSFIKAVVAGGNSNFGADFGLAGEIISKKCKVPYVYRFELMGNEEDVSILRGGLIHNAQALGLEPQEPVTSR, encoded by the coding sequence ATGCTCATCGTGTATTTTTCCTCGGCCACCGACAACACGCATCGTTTCGTACAAAAGCTGGACTTTCCAAACGTGCGCATCCCCCTCACAAGAGGCGAGGAGCCATTGAAAGTCAATGAGCCATATGTATTGATCACACCGACCTACGGCGGTGGGGTATCTATGACAGGTGAAAACTCTAGGCCCGTGCCACCGCAAGTCATTAGATTCCTTAACGATGAACACAACCGAAGCTTTATCAAAGCTGTCGTAGCAGGTGGAAACTCCAACTTCGGCGCTGATTTCGGGCTGGCCGGCGAGATCATTTCTAAGAAATGTAAAGTGCCCTATGTCTACCGTTTCGAGTTGATGGGCAACGAAGAGGATGTGAGTATCCTTCGTGGAGGACTAATCCACAATGCCCAAGCTCTTGGACTGGAACCACAAGAACCAGTTACATCGAGATAA
- a CDS encoding helix-turn-helix domain-containing protein encodes MSQLTSTIESVRTGINMSQRELAEKTGISQPTLNRIIRGDRSAKMPEILLIADALGCTVAELTGSAVADRVRCAARGTNGSNMEKMRQQLLHFMEIDAYLDDQAIPEQ; translated from the coding sequence ATGAGTCAGCTAACCAGCACTATAGAAAGTGTCCGGACCGGTATTAATATGTCTCAGCGTGAGTTGGCAGAGAAGACCGGAATTTCTCAGCCAACTTTGAATCGGATTATTCGTGGTGACCGATCTGCAAAAATGCCTGAAATCCTCCTGATTGCAGATGCACTTGGATGTACCGTTGCTGAGTTGACCGGGTCTGCGGTGGCCGATCGTGTTCGTTGTGCGGCACGTGGAACCAACGGTTCAAACATGGAAAAAATGCGGCAGCAGTTGCTTCATTTTATGGAAATCGATGCATACTTAGATGATCAAGCAATCCCGGAGCAGTGA
- a CDS encoding ImmA/IrrE family metallo-endopeptidase encodes MDLSMEVQGRNAAENFRDKHGLGQGALGDLISLINQTTGHDVAVIDADEDEHGLAMTDPLRERVFVGVAKTNRPMRQRSTLAHELAHLVFADHSENLAERKPLETRADAFARHLLIPQQGLKQFLGEIGHVEESHLSQVVQHFLVSPPIAAIALREAGFIGDETKSEWMRLSTPFLATKFGWRDFYAALQLESSKRRAPQGLVARAVRGYMEGVLNIQVIATLQGRSENDVLAEFDNEGIFPRSLDLDAIEFDDLPELGADFDGNR; translated from the coding sequence ATGGATCTTTCCATGGAGGTTCAAGGGCGAAACGCAGCCGAGAATTTTAGGGACAAGCACGGATTAGGCCAAGGGGCTCTTGGGGATCTTATCTCGTTAATTAACCAGACCACGGGCCATGATGTAGCTGTCATTGATGCTGATGAAGATGAGCATGGTCTGGCGATGACCGATCCGTTGCGGGAGCGTGTGTTTGTTGGTGTCGCGAAGACTAATCGTCCAATGCGGCAGCGGAGTACTCTCGCACACGAGTTGGCGCATTTAGTATTTGCCGATCATTCGGAGAATCTAGCGGAACGAAAACCTTTAGAAACACGTGCGGATGCTTTTGCGAGGCATCTGCTCATTCCTCAACAAGGTCTGAAACAGTTCCTTGGCGAAATTGGACATGTTGAGGAATCTCACCTATCTCAAGTTGTGCAGCACTTCTTGGTCTCGCCACCAATTGCGGCGATTGCCTTACGTGAAGCAGGGTTCATTGGAGATGAAACAAAATCGGAATGGATGAGGCTTTCGACGCCCTTCCTTGCGACGAAGTTTGGGTGGCGAGATTTTTACGCAGCACTTCAACTCGAATCAAGTAAACGTCGAGCACCTCAAGGTTTGGTTGCTCGTGCTGTGCGTGGGTACATGGAAGGCGTACTGAACATCCAAGTTATCGCGACCTTGCAAGGACGTTCTGAAAATGATGTTCTAGCTGAATTTGATAATGAGGGTATTTTTCCACGCTCTCTTGATTTAGATGCAATCGAATTTGATGATTTGCCTGAATTGGGCGCTGATTTCGATGGGAATAGATAA
- the nrdE gene encoding class 1b ribonucleoside-diphosphate reductase subunit alpha, which produces MDFHALNALLNLYDDNGKIQFDKDREAANQYFLQHVNQNTVFFHNLQEKIDYLVDNKYYDPIVLDKYDFQFIKELFKRAYAFKFRFQSFLGAYKYYTSYTLKTFDGRRYLERFEDRVCMVALTLADGDRPLAENLVDEIMSGRFQPATPTFLNSGKAQRGEPVSCFLLRIEDNMESIGRSINSALQLSKRGGGVALLLSNLRESGAPIKKIENQSSGVIPVMKLLEDAFSYANQLGARQGAGAVYLNAHHPDILSFLDTKRENADEKIRIKTLSLGVVIPDVTFELAKRNDDMYLFSPYDVERIYGKPFADVSITEHYDEMVDDDRIRKSKINARQFFQTLAEIQFESGYPYIMYEDTVNAANPIEGRITHSNLCSEILQVSTPSVFNDDLTYAEVGEDISCNLGSLNVAMAMDSPNFEKTIETAIRGLTAVSEQTSIDSVPSIRKGNDAAHAIGLGQMNLHGYFGREHMHYGSEEALDFTNAYFAAVLYQCLRASNKIARERGERFKNFENSKYATGEYFDDFDAAEFAPKTDKVKELFAKSNIHTPTVEDWAALKADVQEHGLFNRNLQAVPPTGSISYINNSTSSIHPIASKIEIRKEGKIGRVYYPAPHMDNDNLEYFEDAYEIGYEKIIDTYAVATKYVDQGLSLTLFFKDTATTRDINRAQIYAWRKGIKTLYYIRLRQVALEGTEVDGCVSCML; this is translated from the coding sequence ATGGACTTCCACGCTCTCAACGCGTTGCTCAACCTTTACGATGACAACGGCAAGATCCAGTTTGATAAGGACCGCGAGGCTGCAAACCAGTACTTCCTGCAGCACGTCAACCAGAACACCGTTTTTTTCCATAATCTTCAGGAAAAGATCGACTACCTGGTTGATAACAAGTACTACGATCCAATCGTGTTGGACAAGTACGACTTCCAATTCATCAAGGAACTATTCAAGCGTGCATATGCATTCAAGTTCCGCTTCCAGTCCTTCCTCGGTGCATACAAGTACTACACCTCCTACACCCTGAAGACTTTCGACGGACGTCGCTACCTTGAGCGTTTCGAAGACCGCGTATGCATGGTTGCCCTGACCCTTGCTGATGGCGACCGCCCACTAGCTGAAAACTTGGTTGATGAGATCATGTCTGGCCGTTTCCAGCCAGCAACCCCAACCTTCCTGAACTCCGGTAAGGCACAGCGCGGCGAGCCAGTATCTTGCTTCCTGCTGCGTATTGAAGACAACATGGAATCTATTGGACGTTCCATCAACTCTGCTCTTCAGCTGTCCAAGCGTGGCGGTGGCGTGGCATTGCTTTTGTCTAACCTTCGTGAGTCCGGCGCACCAATTAAGAAGATTGAAAACCAGTCTTCCGGTGTCATCCCTGTGATGAAGCTTCTAGAAGATGCCTTCTCCTACGCCAACCAGTTGGGTGCTCGCCAGGGTGCCGGTGCTGTGTACCTTAACGCGCACCACCCAGATATCTTGTCCTTCCTAGACACCAAGCGTGAGAATGCTGACGAGAAGATCCGCATCAAGACCCTGTCCTTGGGTGTTGTTATCCCGGACGTCACTTTCGAGCTAGCTAAGCGCAACGATGACATGTACTTGTTCTCCCCATACGATGTGGAGCGCATTTACGGAAAGCCTTTCGCAGACGTCTCCATCACTGAGCACTACGACGAGATGGTTGATGATGACCGCATCCGCAAGTCCAAGATCAACGCGCGTCAGTTCTTCCAGACCCTGGCAGAAATCCAGTTTGAGTCCGGTTACCCATACATCATGTATGAAGACACCGTGAATGCAGCGAACCCTATTGAAGGCCGCATCACTCACTCCAACCTGTGCTCTGAGATCCTTCAGGTTTCCACCCCATCTGTATTCAACGATGACCTTACTTACGCAGAAGTCGGCGAAGACATTTCTTGTAACTTGGGATCCCTCAACGTTGCAATGGCCATGGATTCACCAAACTTTGAAAAGACCATCGAAACCGCGATCCGTGGTTTGACTGCAGTGTCTGAGCAGACCAGCATCGATTCCGTTCCTTCCATCCGCAAGGGCAACGATGCAGCGCACGCTATTGGTCTTGGACAGATGAACCTGCATGGATACTTTGGTCGCGAGCACATGCACTACGGCTCCGAAGAGGCGCTGGACTTCACCAACGCATACTTCGCTGCTGTGCTATACCAGTGCCTGCGCGCATCCAACAAGATCGCTCGTGAACGCGGTGAGCGTTTTAAGAACTTCGAGAACTCCAAGTACGCCACCGGTGAGTACTTTGATGATTTCGATGCAGCAGAGTTCGCACCAAAGACCGACAAGGTCAAGGAACTTTTCGCTAAGTCCAACATTCACACCCCAACCGTTGAAGATTGGGCAGCGCTCAAGGCAGACGTTCAGGAACACGGTCTGTTCAACCGTAACCTGCAGGCAGTTCCACCAACTGGTTCGATCTCCTACATCAACAACTCCACCTCCTCGATCCACCCCATCGCGTCCAAGATTGAAATCCGCAAGGAAGGCAAGATTGGTCGTGTGTACTACCCAGCTCCACACATGGACAATGACAACCTGGAGTACTTCGAGGATGCCTATGAGATCGGCTACGAGAAGATCATTGACACCTACGCTGTGGCAACCAAGTACGTTGATCAGGGTCTGTCTTTGACCTTGTTCTTCAAGGACACTGCCACCACTCGTGATATCAACCGTGCGCAGATTTACGCATGGCGCAAGGGCATTAAGACCTTGTATTACATTCGTCTGCGCCAGGTAGCTTTGGAAGGCACTGAAGTTGACGGTTGCGTCAGCTGCATGCTGTAA
- the nadE gene encoding ammonia-dependent NAD(+) synthetase has product MTSTQTEIINELKVSPEINAASEVDTRVQFLVDYLRVSKAKGFVLGISGGQDSTLAGRLAQLAVERIRAEENSEDYVFYAVRLPYAIQADEDDAQVALEFIAPDKQVTINVKDATDATDATVAAALEIPELSDFNRGNIKARQRMIAQYAIAGQLGLLVIGTDHAAENVTGFFTKFGDGAADLLPLAGLSKRQGAAILQHLGAPESTWLKVPTADLEEDRPALPDEEALGVSYSDIDNYLENKENVSEQAQQRIEHLWKIGQHKRHLPATPQDKWWR; this is encoded by the coding sequence ATGACATCGACTCAAACTGAGATCATTAATGAACTGAAAGTTAGCCCCGAAATTAACGCTGCATCGGAAGTGGATACTCGTGTACAGTTCCTGGTCGACTACCTGCGGGTATCTAAGGCAAAGGGCTTTGTTCTTGGCATTTCAGGTGGGCAGGATTCCACTCTTGCGGGACGGCTTGCCCAGTTGGCAGTAGAGCGCATTCGTGCGGAAGAAAACAGCGAAGATTATGTTTTTTACGCAGTTCGTTTGCCGTACGCAATCCAGGCTGATGAGGACGATGCTCAGGTTGCTTTAGAGTTCATCGCGCCGGATAAACAGGTAACCATCAACGTCAAAGATGCAACAGATGCTACTGATGCCACCGTGGCTGCCGCATTAGAAATCCCGGAGCTTAGCGATTTCAACCGGGGCAATATTAAAGCTCGCCAACGCATGATTGCCCAGTACGCCATTGCCGGCCAGCTTGGCTTGTTGGTTATTGGAACGGATCACGCTGCAGAAAATGTCACTGGGTTTTTTACTAAATTCGGTGACGGTGCGGCCGATCTGCTCCCTTTAGCGGGTCTGAGCAAGCGTCAAGGCGCAGCCATTTTGCAGCATTTAGGGGCTCCGGAAAGCACGTGGTTGAAGGTCCCCACCGCTGACCTGGAGGAAGATCGCCCAGCCCTTCCAGATGAGGAAGCGCTAGGCGTGAGCTATTCAGATATTGATAATTATCTGGAAAATAAGGAAAATGTCAGCGAGCAAGCACAGCAACGCATCGAGCACCTGTGGAAAATTGGTCAGCACAAGCGCCACCTGCCTGCTACCCCGCAGGATAAATGGTGGCGATAA
- a CDS encoding PIN domain-containing protein, whose product MDAGPGLNFFSLNKERLLFQTLGPISIPETVKEEMLRKSKVDARFDAVERVLGKIPNHLLEVLADDETPQLARVVNRIAGKPMVERRRSGKDLGELMVISHAVVKAESGASVTILIDDSEG is encoded by the coding sequence ATGGATGCAGGTCCCGGGTTGAATTTCTTTTCTCTCAACAAAGAGCGGTTACTGTTCCAAACTCTGGGGCCGATTTCTATTCCTGAAACAGTAAAAGAGGAAATGCTTCGGAAGTCGAAGGTGGATGCTCGATTTGATGCGGTGGAGCGGGTTCTTGGAAAAATTCCTAATCATTTGCTGGAAGTTCTGGCAGATGACGAGACTCCTCAACTTGCCCGTGTGGTGAATCGCATAGCGGGGAAACCCATGGTTGAGCGACGGCGATCCGGTAAAGATCTGGGAGAGCTAATGGTGATTTCTCATGCCGTTGTGAAAGCGGAGAGCGGCGCATCGGTCACGATTTTGATTGATGACAGTGAGGGGTAG
- a CDS encoding pyridoxamine 5'-phosphate oxidase family protein translates to MDNPVNILNEQEALERLQSVSLGRVVVRRSDDMDIFPVNFIVDKGVIYLRTAEGNKLFSINLNHDVLFEADEVKDGMAWSVVVRGTAEIVRKIDEIAYADTLDLKPWIPTLKYNYVRITPNEVTGREFALGEEPERY, encoded by the coding sequence ATGGACAACCCAGTCAACATCCTCAATGAACAGGAAGCCTTGGAGCGCTTGCAGTCGGTTTCCCTGGGTCGTGTTGTGGTTCGTCGCAGCGATGATATGGATATTTTCCCCGTCAACTTCATCGTTGATAAAGGTGTGATTTACCTCAGAACCGCCGAGGGCAACAAACTTTTTAGCATAAACCTCAACCATGATGTGTTGTTTGAAGCCGATGAGGTCAAAGACGGTATGGCCTGGTCTGTGGTTGTTCGTGGAACTGCGGAAATTGTGCGCAAAATCGATGAGATCGCCTACGCCGATACCCTTGATCTGAAGCCGTGGATTCCAACGCTGAAGTATAATTACGTGCGCATTACGCCTAACGAGGTTACCGGCCGCGAATTCGCGTTAGGGGAGGAGCCGGAGCGCTACTAG
- the nrdF gene encoding class 1b ribonucleoside-diphosphate reductase subunit beta, which yields MAADSDLSVHDAYLKEHVAPVKAINWNSIPDSKDLEVWDRLTGNFWLPEKVPVSNDIKSWGTLNDVEKAATMRVFTGLTLLDTIQGTVGAVSLLPDAESMHEEAVLTNIAFMESVHAKSYSNIFMTLASTPEINDAFRWSEENENLQRKAKIILSYYEGEDPLKRKIASVILESFLFYSGFYLPMYWSSHSKLTNTADVIRLIIRDEAVHGYYIGYKYQKAVALETPERQAELKEYTFDLLYDLYDNETQYTEDLYDDLGWTEDVKRFLRYNANKALNNLGYEGLFPADETKVSPNILSALSPNADENHDFFSGSGSSYVIGKAENTQDDDWDF from the coding sequence ATGGCTGCTGATTCTGATCTCAGTGTTCACGACGCTTATTTGAAAGAGCACGTTGCACCTGTAAAGGCGATCAACTGGAACTCCATCCCAGATTCCAAAGATCTCGAGGTTTGGGATCGTTTGACCGGCAACTTCTGGCTTCCTGAAAAGGTCCCAGTGTCCAATGACATTAAGAGCTGGGGCACCCTAAATGATGTGGAAAAGGCTGCCACCATGCGCGTGTTCACCGGCCTGACCCTGCTTGACACCATTCAAGGCACTGTCGGTGCAGTGTCTTTGCTTCCTGATGCAGAATCCATGCACGAAGAAGCAGTGCTGACCAACATCGCGTTCATGGAATCTGTGCACGCGAAAAGCTACTCCAACATTTTCATGACTTTGGCATCCACCCCGGAAATCAATGACGCTTTCCGTTGGTCCGAGGAAAACGAAAACCTGCAGCGTAAGGCAAAGATCATCCTGTCTTACTACGAAGGTGAAGATCCATTAAAGCGCAAGATTGCCTCCGTAATCCTGGAGTCCTTCCTGTTCTACTCCGGCTTCTACCTCCCAATGTATTGGTCAAGCCACTCCAAGCTAACCAACACGGCTGACGTGATCCGCCTGATCATTCGTGATGAAGCAGTTCACGGCTACTATATTGGTTACAAATACCAAAAGGCTGTCGCACTGGAAACTCCGGAGCGCCAAGCAGAGCTCAAGGAATACACCTTCGACCTGCTTTACGATCTCTACGACAATGAAACTCAGTACACCGAAGATCTCTACGATGATCTGGGCTGGACCGAGGATGTCAAGCGATTCCTGCGCTACAACGCAAACAAGGCGTTGAACAACCTTGGTTATGAAGGCCTCTTCCCGGCGGATGAAACCAAGGTATCTCCAAATATTTTGTCTGCGCTATCACCAAACGCCGATGAAAACCATGACTTCTTCTCTGGCTCTGGTTCCTCATACGTGATTGGCAAGGCTGAAAACACCCAAGATGATGACTGGGATTTCTAG
- a CDS encoding ferritin, whose translation MTINEKIASAFNNQVTAELEASMVYLQLSYVLDDLGLVGMRDWMKAQSKEELEHAHKFAQHLLDRDYTPQIGDIAPPKLDVSSALEAFEASLAHEQKISGLIRELAAIQDAEKDYDSRALIDWFLNEQIEEEATVGEIIDRLRIAGDSGSGILRIDSELGSR comes from the coding sequence ATGACAATCAACGAGAAGATCGCATCAGCTTTCAACAACCAAGTGACCGCCGAGCTTGAAGCTTCCATGGTGTACCTTCAGCTCTCCTACGTTCTAGACGATCTGGGCCTGGTCGGCATGCGCGACTGGATGAAGGCACAGAGCAAGGAAGAACTCGAGCACGCTCACAAGTTTGCTCAGCACCTCCTCGACCGTGACTACACCCCACAGATTGGTGACATCGCACCACCTAAGCTCGATGTCTCCTCCGCACTCGAAGCATTCGAGGCTTCCCTGGCACACGAGCAGAAGATCTCCGGCCTCATCCGCGAGCTCGCTGCCATCCAGGACGCTGAGAAGGACTACGATTCCCGCGCACTGATCGACTGGTTCCTAAACGAGCAAATCGAAGAGGAAGCAACCGTCGGCGAGATCATCGACCGCCTCCGCATCGCAGGTGACTCCGGTTCCGGAATCCTGCGCATCGATAGCGAGCTCGGCTCCCGTTAA
- the nrdH gene encoding glutaredoxin-like protein NrdH — protein sequence MAITVYTKPACVQCNATKKALDRAGLEYDLIDISLDEEAREYVLALGYLQAPVVVADGSHWSGFRPERIREMATAAA from the coding sequence ATGGCAATCACCGTTTACACCAAGCCAGCTTGCGTCCAGTGCAACGCCACCAAGAAGGCCCTTGACCGCGCTGGTCTTGAGTACGATCTCATTGATATCAGCCTTGATGAAGAAGCACGTGAGTATGTCCTTGCGTTGGGTTACCTGCAGGCTCCGGTCGTTGTTGCAGACGGCTCTCACTGGTCCGGATTCCGCCCAGAGCGCATCCGTGAAATGGCTACTGCAGCAGCTTAA
- the ykgO gene encoding type B 50S ribosomal protein L36 yields the protein MKVRNSLRSLKNKPGAQVVRRRGKVYVINKKEPRFKARQG from the coding sequence ATGAAGGTACGCAATTCCCTTCGGTCGCTGAAGAACAAGCCGGGCGCCCAGGTCGTGCGTCGCCGTGGCAAAGTCTACGTGATCAACAAGAAGGAGCCACGTTTCAAGGCTCGCCAGGGTTAA
- a CDS encoding sodium:proton exchanger, producing the protein MFPKIPLAICAMLAAPAVGVRFSGLSASPVVTMVIFGTAVVAASFVLAWAAEAVRKDISGALAVALLALVAVLPEYAVDLYYAFVSGTDPEMAQYASANMNGSNRLLLGFGWPLVVLVALYARRKRVLKLPQDTRRDVAVLLLLTVLSIFIPLGGSIPLFFGVLLIVIFIVHLVVASKAEAEEEPEFVSVAANLAELPTKTRRITVTLLFVISAIVILISAEPFANSLVESGSNLGIDSYLLVQWLAPLASEAPEFIVAVLFALRGMGAMAIGTLIASKINQWSLLVGSIPVAHLFGGGSANMALDARQVEEFTLTISQTLLGVAIIIGLRFHWASAAALLGLFSLQFFITGTQERLVLSAVHIVIAVGLLWINRTHIVPTLATLRRTMVDDVESEPVVDKTYQETTVN; encoded by the coding sequence GTGTTTCCTAAAATTCCATTAGCTATATGCGCTATGTTGGCAGCACCCGCCGTCGGTGTGAGATTTTCTGGTCTTTCAGCATCACCCGTTGTCACCATGGTGATCTTTGGTACTGCAGTGGTTGCTGCTTCATTTGTGTTGGCCTGGGCAGCAGAAGCTGTACGTAAAGATATTTCTGGTGCATTGGCAGTGGCGCTTTTGGCGTTGGTTGCCGTGCTGCCTGAGTATGCGGTGGATCTCTACTACGCCTTTGTGTCAGGTACGGATCCTGAGATGGCACAGTATGCATCGGCCAATATGAATGGGTCGAACCGTCTGTTGCTGGGATTTGGTTGGCCGTTGGTTGTCTTGGTTGCTCTTTATGCCAGGCGGAAGCGAGTACTAAAACTTCCACAAGATACTAGGCGTGATGTGGCGGTGCTGCTTTTGCTCACAGTGTTGTCCATCTTTATTCCACTGGGTGGCAGCATTCCGTTGTTCTTTGGTGTTTTGTTGATTGTGATTTTTATTGTTCACTTGGTGGTGGCGTCTAAAGCAGAAGCTGAAGAAGAACCAGAGTTTGTTTCTGTTGCTGCCAACTTGGCTGAGTTGCCTACAAAAACACGTCGGATCACCGTGACTTTGTTGTTTGTTATTTCGGCGATTGTGATTTTGATTTCGGCTGAGCCTTTTGCGAATTCCTTGGTTGAGTCTGGTTCCAACTTGGGTATTGATTCTTATCTTTTGGTTCAGTGGCTTGCACCATTGGCATCGGAAGCACCGGAATTTATTGTTGCTGTGCTCTTTGCTTTGCGTGGCATGGGTGCGATGGCAATTGGTACCTTGATCGCGTCAAAGATCAACCAGTGGTCATTGCTGGTTGGTTCGATTCCTGTGGCTCACCTGTTTGGTGGAGGTTCTGCCAACATGGCGTTGGATGCACGTCAGGTTGAAGAATTCACGCTGACTATTTCCCAGACACTGTTAGGTGTCGCCATCATCATCGGACTGCGTTTCCATTGGGCATCAGCGGCAGCGTTGTTGGGCCTTTTCAGCCTGCAGTTCTTTATCACTGGTACGCAGGAACGTTTAGTACTGAGTGCTGTTCATATTGTGATTGCGGTGGGATTGTTGTGGATCAACCGCACACATATTGTGCCGACTCTCGCAACGTTGAGGCGGACAATGGTGGACGATGTAGAATCTGAACCGGTCGTCGATAAGACTTACCAAGAAACGACCGTTAATTAA